From a region of the Bremerella cremea genome:
- a CDS encoding integrase core domain-containing protein, with translation AIDNVMIERLWRTLKYEEVYLKEYASGADCYQSLGEYLDYYDHRRRHQSLGRKTPWQVYRPDRSK, from the coding sequence GAGCGATCGACAACGTGATGATCGAGCGTTTGTGGCGAACCTTGAAATACGAGGAGGTCTACCTCAAGGAATACGCGAGCGGAGCCGATTGTTATCAAAGCCTGGGGGAGTACCTGGACTACTACGATCACCGTCGGCGACACCAGTCGCTAGGGCGAAAAACCCCCTGGCAAGTCTACCGGCCTGACCGATCGAAGTGA